In a genomic window of uncultured Sphaerochaeta sp.:
- a CDS encoding lysophospholipid acyltransferase family protein — protein sequence MKITERLINSLLRTFFRLFFRIDRSELSKIPHEGPLLMMVNHTSNLEGPMLYAFLQPRKLHAMAKQELWDHKFMAYLMELWGSIPVDRQNMGRATMDACFKVLDEQHILAIAPEGTRSHDGKLQEGKGGIAFIAHKKGTPMIPVAVMGFTDFKKNIKRLRRTVITVKVGEVFEIVQKGGRIDADTRQALADEIMLRLAALMPPSLRGHYEGMPISFTLTKDA from the coding sequence ATGAAGATAACCGAGCGTCTCATCAACAGCCTCCTCAGAACCTTTTTCCGCCTGTTTTTCCGCATCGACCGAAGTGAACTTTCAAAGATTCCCCATGAAGGTCCTCTTCTGATGATGGTCAACCATACCTCCAATCTGGAAGGGCCCATGCTCTATGCTTTCCTGCAGCCACGGAAACTGCATGCCATGGCCAAGCAGGAACTCTGGGACCACAAGTTCATGGCCTATCTGATGGAGCTCTGGGGCTCCATCCCTGTTGACCGGCAGAATATGGGCAGGGCAACCATGGATGCCTGCTTCAAGGTGCTGGATGAGCAGCACATCCTTGCCATCGCCCCGGAAGGGACGCGCAGCCATGACGGCAAGTTGCAGGAAGGAAAGGGTGGGATTGCATTCATCGCCCACAAGAAGGGCACCCCGATGATTCCTGTCGCTGTGATGGGCTTCACCGATTTCAAAAAGAATATCAAACGCCTCAGAAGAACCGTCATCACCGTAAAGGTTGGTGAGGTTTTTGAGATTGTCCAGAAGGGTGGCCGTATTGATGCCGATACCCGCCAGGCTCTGGCTGATGAGATCATGCTCCGCCTGGCTGCCTTGATGCCGCCCTCCCTTCGGGGGCACTACGAAGGCATGCCCATCTCCTTCACCCTCACAAAGGACGCATGA